Proteins encoded within one genomic window of Humulus lupulus chromosome 1, drHumLupu1.1, whole genome shotgun sequence:
- the LOC133812569 gene encoding probable vacuolar amino acid transporter YPQ1 isoform X1 produces MSSLSYCVKEKKPCVRWVEKYFKDCLCDFKDDLSFGFGLISLVCWGVAEIPQIITNFKTKSSHGVSLAFLLTWIAGDVFNLVGCLLEPATLPTQYYTALLYTISTIVLVLQSVYYDHIHRWCKPKKIKSTNHQASEEDQKRPLMNSVRGVDGAGIAIPRATPKASSTRREFYYTSARSLAGSGTPPFRTYLRAARSGPSAVTIESDSSSDDDQAPSVRSNSTSVSQPRPIPQSAASYATFLAASVNLPLRGNALPLAQVYIGVAARKLLLRQENGIEEHSVYGQWLGWMMAAIYMGGRIPQIWLNIKRGSVEGLNPLMFIFALIANGTYVGSILVRSTEWAKIKANMPWLLDAIVCVALDLFIILQYMYYRYWRRTITTSRDDQYGDYYEESRKVLVS; encoded by the exons atGTCATCACTGTCGTACTGTGTGAAGGAGAAGAAGCCGTGTGTTCGGTGGGTTGAGAAATACTTCAAAGACTGCCTTTGTGATTTCAAAGACGATTTGTCGTTTGGTTTTGGGCTTATTAGTTTGGTGTGTTGGGGTGTGGCTGAGATCCCTCAGATCATCACCAACTTCAAAACTAAGTCCAGCCATGGAGTCTCTCTTGCTTTTCTCCTCACTTGGATTGCCGG AGATGTGTTTAATCTTGTGGGTTGTCTTCTAGAACCGGCGACG CTGCCTACCCAATACTACACAGCTCTG CTCTACACAATAAGTACCATAGTGCTTGTACTTCAAAGTGTGTACTATGACCACATCCACAGATGGTGCAAACCTAAGAAGATTAAGAGCACCAATCACCAAGCG AGCGAAGAAGACCAGAAAAGACCATTAATGAACAGTGTGAGAGGAGTTGATGGAGCAGGCATTGCAATCCCCAGGGCCACGCCCAAAGCCAGTAGTACTCGCAGAGAGTTCTACTATAC GTCAGCTAGATCACTGGCTGGAAGTGGTACACCGCCTTTCCGAACTTATCTAAGGGCGGCGAGAAGTGGTCCTTCAGCGGTGACCATTGAAAGTGACTCATCTTCGGATGATGATCAGGCTCCATCAGTGCGCTCCAACTCTACTTCTGTCTCCCAACCACGTCCAATCCCTCAATCG GCTGCAAGTTATGCTACGTTCTTAGCGGCTTCAGTGAACTTGCCCCTAAGAGGCAATGCTTTGCCTTTGGCCCAAGTTTACATAGGAGTAGCTGCCAGGAAACTTTTACTTCGT CAAGAAAATGGAATTGAGGAACATAGTGTATATGGGCAATGGTTGGGATGGATGATGGCTGCCATATACATGGGTGGCCGAATCCCTCAGATATGGTTAAAC ATTAAAAGAGGAAGCGTGGAG GGCCTGAATCCTCTCATGTTCATCTTCGCACTAATCGCAAATGGCACATACGTGGGAAG CATTCTTGTAAGAAGCACTGAATGGGCAAAAATCAAAGCCAACATGCCTTGGTTGCTGGATGCTATAGTTTGCGTGGCACTTGACTTATTT ATAATACTACAGTACATGTATTACAGATATTGGAGGAGGACAATAACCACTAGTAGAGATGATCAGTATGGGGACTACTACGAAGAATCAAGAAAAGTCTTAGTATCTTGA
- the LOC133812569 gene encoding probable vacuolar amino acid transporter YPQ1 isoform X2 has protein sequence MSSLSYCVKEKKPCVRWVEKYFKDCLCDFKDDLSFGFGLISLVCWGVAEIPQIITNFKTKSSHGVSLAFLLTWIAGDVFNLVGCLLEPATLYTISTIVLVLQSVYYDHIHRWCKPKKIKSTNHQASEEDQKRPLMNSVRGVDGAGIAIPRATPKASSTRREFYYTSARSLAGSGTPPFRTYLRAARSGPSAVTIESDSSSDDDQAPSVRSNSTSVSQPRPIPQSAASYATFLAASVNLPLRGNALPLAQVYIGVAARKLLLRQENGIEEHSVYGQWLGWMMAAIYMGGRIPQIWLNIKRGSVEGLNPLMFIFALIANGTYVGSILVRSTEWAKIKANMPWLLDAIVCVALDLFIILQYMYYRYWRRTITTSRDDQYGDYYEESRKVLVS, from the exons atGTCATCACTGTCGTACTGTGTGAAGGAGAAGAAGCCGTGTGTTCGGTGGGTTGAGAAATACTTCAAAGACTGCCTTTGTGATTTCAAAGACGATTTGTCGTTTGGTTTTGGGCTTATTAGTTTGGTGTGTTGGGGTGTGGCTGAGATCCCTCAGATCATCACCAACTTCAAAACTAAGTCCAGCCATGGAGTCTCTCTTGCTTTTCTCCTCACTTGGATTGCCGG AGATGTGTTTAATCTTGTGGGTTGTCTTCTAGAACCGGCGACG CTCTACACAATAAGTACCATAGTGCTTGTACTTCAAAGTGTGTACTATGACCACATCCACAGATGGTGCAAACCTAAGAAGATTAAGAGCACCAATCACCAAGCG AGCGAAGAAGACCAGAAAAGACCATTAATGAACAGTGTGAGAGGAGTTGATGGAGCAGGCATTGCAATCCCCAGGGCCACGCCCAAAGCCAGTAGTACTCGCAGAGAGTTCTACTATAC GTCAGCTAGATCACTGGCTGGAAGTGGTACACCGCCTTTCCGAACTTATCTAAGGGCGGCGAGAAGTGGTCCTTCAGCGGTGACCATTGAAAGTGACTCATCTTCGGATGATGATCAGGCTCCATCAGTGCGCTCCAACTCTACTTCTGTCTCCCAACCACGTCCAATCCCTCAATCG GCTGCAAGTTATGCTACGTTCTTAGCGGCTTCAGTGAACTTGCCCCTAAGAGGCAATGCTTTGCCTTTGGCCCAAGTTTACATAGGAGTAGCTGCCAGGAAACTTTTACTTCGT CAAGAAAATGGAATTGAGGAACATAGTGTATATGGGCAATGGTTGGGATGGATGATGGCTGCCATATACATGGGTGGCCGAATCCCTCAGATATGGTTAAAC ATTAAAAGAGGAAGCGTGGAG GGCCTGAATCCTCTCATGTTCATCTTCGCACTAATCGCAAATGGCACATACGTGGGAAG CATTCTTGTAAGAAGCACTGAATGGGCAAAAATCAAAGCCAACATGCCTTGGTTGCTGGATGCTATAGTTTGCGTGGCACTTGACTTATTT ATAATACTACAGTACATGTATTACAGATATTGGAGGAGGACAATAACCACTAGTAGAGATGATCAGTATGGGGACTACTACGAAGAATCAAGAAAAGTCTTAGTATCTTGA